The following proteins are encoded in a genomic region of Candidatus Manganitrophaceae bacterium:
- a CDS encoding prepilin-type N-terminal cleavage/methylation domain-containing protein produces the protein MRNSRGFTLIELMIVVAIVGILAAVAIPNYMDYTAKAQQTEARLQLGTIFTHMVSYAGQNDTGYTNADLDAIGFSVSGVLRYSYTLEGLAFSTFTARAVGVSGQIINDAWTIDQNRNLVDVFSGDYNN, from the coding sequence ATGAGAAACTCAAGGGGTTTCACCTTAATTGAGCTCATGATCGTTGTCGCCATTGTGGGTATTCTTGCGGCAGTTGCCATCCCAAACTATATGGATTACACGGCAAAAGCGCAACAAACCGAGGCAAGGTTGCAGCTCGGCACGATTTTTACCCATATGGTTTCATACGCGGGTCAGAATGATACAGGGTACACAAATGCGGATTTGGATGCAATCGGGTTCTCAGTTTCCGGTGTGCTCCGGTACTCATATACATTGGAGGGTTTGGCGTTCAGCACATTTACTGCCAGGGCAGTAGGGGTATCGGGCCAGATTATCAATGACGCATGGACCATTGATCAGAACAGGAATCTGGTTGATGTATTCTCCGGTGATTATAATAACTAA